From a single Lolium rigidum isolate FL_2022 chromosome 7, APGP_CSIRO_Lrig_0.1, whole genome shotgun sequence genomic region:
- the LOC124669728 gene encoding peamaclein-like translates to MKLLPVTVALLALFLVASYQDLTVAADGAAAVPDSVCDGKCKKRCSQKVAGRCMGLCKMCCGRCAGCVPSGPFASKDECPCYRDMKSPKSGRPKCP, encoded by the exons ATGAAGCTTCTTCCTGTCACCGTAGCTCTCCTGGCCCTCTTCCTCGTTGCCTCGTACCAGGATCTCACCGTGGCTGCAG ATGGTGCCGCGGCTGTTCCTGACAGCGTGTGCGACGGCAAGTGCAAGAAGCGGTGCTCGCAGAAGGTGGCCGGGCGGTGCATGGGCCTGTGCAAGATGTGCTGCGGCAGGTGCGCCGGCTGCGTGCCGTCGGGGCCGTTCGCCAGCAAGGACGAGTGCCCCTGCTACAGGGACATGAAATCCCCCAAGAGCGGCCGCCCAAAGTGCCCTTAG